The proteins below come from a single Pleuronectes platessa chromosome 3, fPlePla1.1, whole genome shotgun sequence genomic window:
- the LOC128437313 gene encoding transcription factor Sox-10, with the protein MSGEEHSLSEAELSPGASDDGHSLSPTQPGAPPGPGSPLAVPPQQLAALCGADGSEDDGGTSRGKSEEEDDRFPIGIREAVSQVLDGYDWTLVPMPVRVNNGNKAKPHVKRPMNAFMVWAQAARRKLADQYPHLHNAELSKTLGKLWRLLNESDKRPFIEEAERLRKQHKKDYPEYKYQPRRRKNGKLTTGEADSQGEGEASHSQSHYKTLHLEHNGGAGSPLGDLHHHHHHHHHPAGHSPPTPPTTPKTELQSGKLSDAKRDGAAGAAGGSGGSRGALGVGAESASGGPSSSGAKPHIDFGTMDIGEISHEVMSNIEPFDVNEFDQYLPPNGHPQSGTGGPAAGSSASSYAYALAAASGHSAWLSKQQPQASPSSSDPTKAQIKSESVSGSHYAEASSSPSSGTHVTYTPLSLPHYGSAFPSLASRAQFEYGEHQAPGAYYAHSSQAPGLYSAFSYMGPTQRPLYTTIGDPSSVAPSHSPTHWEQPVYTTLTRP; encoded by the exons atGTCGGGCGAGGAGCACAGCCTGTCCGAGGCGGAGCTGAGTCCCGGGGCGTCAGACGACGGTCACTCACTGTCACCGACTCAACCCGGAGCGCCGCCGGGCCCGGGCTCACCTCTGGCCGTGCCGCCGCAGCAGCTCGCCGCGCTCTGCGGTGCGGACGGCAGCGAAGACGACGGAGGCACATCCAGGGGCAAgtcggaggaagaggacgatcGCTTCCCGATCGGTATCAGGGAGGCAGTGAGTCAGGTGCTGGACGGATATGACTGGACACTTGTGCCCATGCCGGTGCGCGTAAACAACGGGAACAAAGCAAAGCCCCACGTCAAGAGGCCCATGAACGCCTTCATGGTGTGGGCGCAGGCGGCAAGGAGGAAACTGGCGGATCAGTACCCCCACCTGCACAACGCCGAGCTGAGCAAGACCCTCGGCAAACTGTGGAG gCTGCTGAACGAGAGCGACAAGAGGCCATTCATCGAGGAGGCGGAGAGGCTGAGGAAACAGCACAAGAAGGACTACCCGGAGTACAAGTACCAGCCCCGGAGACGCAAAAACGGCAAACTAACGACCGGTGAGGCTGATAGTCAGGGGGAAGGGGAGGCCAGCCACTCCCAGTCTCACTACAAGACCCTGCATCTGGAGCACAATGGCGGCGCTGGTTCTCCCCTGGGTGacctgcaccaccaccaccatcaccaccaccatcctGCTG GCCACAGCCCACCCacgccccccaccaccccaaaGACAGAGCTCCAGTCTGGAAAACTGTCAGATGCCAAGAGGGATGGGGCAGCAGGAGCGGCAGGAGGATCAGGGGGGTCCAGAGGAGCCCTCGGGGTGGGAGCTGAAAGTGCATCCGGTGGTCCCTCATCATCGGGAGCTAAACCCCACATCGACTTTGGCACCATGGATATTGGCGAGATCAGCCATGAGGTGATGTCCAACATCGAGCCGTTTGATGTCAATGAGTTTGACCAGTACCTTCCTCCAAACGGCCACCCGCAGAGTGGAACCGGGGGCCCTGCAGCCGGCTCCTCGGCCTCGTCTTATGCCTACGCCTTGGCCGCCGCTAGTGGGCACTCAGCCTGGCTCTCCAAGCAGCAGCCCCAGGCCTCTCCGTCTTCCTCCGACCCCACAAAGGCCCAGATCAAGAGCGAGTCAGTGTCTGGGAGCCACTATGCCGAGGCctcgtcctctccctcctcggGCACCCATGTCACCTACACGCCGCTCAGCCTCCCCCACTACGGCTCCGCCTTCCCCTCGCTGGCCTCCAGGGCTCAGTTTGAGTACGGAGAGCATCAGGCCCCAGGGGCGTACTATGCCCACTCCAGCCAGGCCCCGGGGCTGTATTCAGCCTTCTCCTACATGGGCCCTACACAGAGGCCTCTGTACACTACCATAGGAGACCCCTCCAGCGTGGCCCCCTCCCACAGCCCCACACACTGGGAGCAGCCTGTTTACACCACACTCACAAGACCTTGA